One region of Gossypium raimondii isolate GPD5lz chromosome 6, ASM2569854v1, whole genome shotgun sequence genomic DNA includes:
- the LOC105773688 gene encoding pentatricopeptide repeat-containing protein At3g42630, with amino-acid sequence MVTCRPFHSCRLEFRTKMETQSLLRRTPLAFSITSLKSNPSSPNFNNNQPLSRKIIWRWKREGRILRRDNLVDCASLVQTLARKRMPHIAHQLLLELNSQGLIPNTATLSALMLCYADNGLFTQAEAIWEEMLNISSFMPAIPLVSKFLDAYGNMGQFHRVQKILDHVILHRFNLLPRVYPVAISCFGKHGQLDLMENTLKEMVSKGLSIDSATGNAFVRYYSIFGSLTEMESAYARFKRSRHLIDEEGIRAMSFAYIKEGKFYKLGEFLTDVGLGRTDLGNLLWNLLLLSYAANFKMKTMQRQFLKMLNSGFFPDLTTFNIRALAFSRMSMFWDLHLSLEHMKHESIVPDLATYGCVVDAYLDRRLGRNLDFILSNMNADESPIILTDPLVFEALGKGDFQSSSEAFMELKSQKKWTYRQLIAVYLKKQFRRNQIFWNY; translated from the exons ATGGTTACTTGTCGGCCCTTTCACTCTTGCAG ACTTGAGTTTAGGACCAAAATGGAAACTCAGTCGCTGCTTAGGAGAACACCTCTTGCCTTCTCTATTACCTCTCTCAAATCAAACCCTTCATCACCGAACTTCAACAATAACCAACCTTTATCCCGGAAG ATCATTTGGCGATGGAAGAGGGAAGGACGTATCCTTAGGAGGGACAACTTGGTAGATTGTGCTTCATTGGTTCAAACCTTAGCTAGAAAAAGGATGCCTCACATTGCTCATCAGCTTTTACTTGAGTTAAATTCTCAAGGTTTGATACCCAACACTGCTACCCTTTCTGCTCTCATGCTTTGTTATGCAGATAATGGACTTTTTACCCAGGCTGAGGCAATATGGGAGGAAATGCTAAATATATCATCTTTTATGCCTGCTATTCCTctggtttcaaaatttttggatgCTTACGGAAATATGGGGCAATTTCACCGAGTACAGAAAATTTTGGATCATGTAATTCTGCACAGGTTTAACTTGTTACCCCGAGTGTACCCAGTGGCTATCTCTTGCTTTGGAAAGCATGGGCAGCTTGATCTAATGGAGAATACATTGAAGGAGATGGTTTCAAAGGGCTTGTCCATAGATTCTGCCACTGGAAATGCTTTTGTTAGATATTATAGCATTTTTGGTTCCTTAACTGAGATGGAGTCTGCTTATGCTCGCTTTAAAAGGTCCAGACATCTGATAGATGAAGAAGGAATCAGAGCAATGTCATTTGCCTACATCAAGGAGGGTAAATTCTACAAGTTGGGTGAATTTTTAACTGACGTGGGTCTTGGGAGGACAGATTTAGGCAATCTCTTATGGAATCTCTTGCTATTATCTTATGCTGCCAATTTCAAGATGAAAACCATGCAGAGACAATTTCTGAAAATGTTGAATTCTGGTTTCTTTCCTGATTTGACTACTTTCAATATAAGAGCATTAGCCTTCTCAAGAATGTCTATGTTCTGGGATCTCCATCTCAGCCTTGAACACATGAAACACGAAAGCATTGTTCCCGATTTGGCAACTTATGGATGTGTAGTAGATGCATACTTGGACAGAAGGCTTGGAAGAAATTTGgatttcattttgagcaatatGAATGCTGATGAATCTCCAATAATATTAACAGATCCACTTGTGTTTGAGGCTTTGGGTAAAGGGGATTTCCAGTCAAGTTCAGAAGCCTTTATGGAGTTAAAGAGTCAAAAGAAATGGACTTATAGGCAGCTAATTGCAGTTTATCTCAAAAAACAGTTCCGAAGGAATCAAATCTTTTGGAATTACTAA